The Bacillota bacterium genome has a segment encoding these proteins:
- a CDS encoding radical SAM protein: MSFTAAYRKSLEDGSLLKKVEMARRHYEACFLCPHECGVDRRRERGICRGGPKTVVASYGPHFGEEDVLVGYRGSGTIFFAHCNLGCVYCQNYTISIHGRGTSISNEELASIMLLLQDHYRCHNINLVTPTHFVPNILEAVYLAAQKGLRLPIVYNCSGYENVETLKILDGVIDIYMPDFKYNSPELAGRYSRTRDYPEKAKLALKEMNRQVGDLRVDEKGIAYRGLLIRHLVLPGGMEDTKEILGFIGEELSPDCLVNVMGQYYPAHRASEYQEIARRLTPKEFREAVDYARELGLRLA; this comes from the coding sequence ATGAGCTTTACAGCAGCTTACAGGAAGTCATTGGAGGATGGCAGCCTGCTCAAAAAAGTGGAAATGGCTCGAAGGCACTATGAAGCCTGCTTCCTGTGTCCCCATGAATGTGGTGTAGACAGAAGAAGGGAAAGAGGGATCTGCCGAGGAGGCCCCAAGACTGTAGTGGCCAGCTATGGGCCGCATTTTGGGGAGGAAGATGTCTTAGTTGGCTATAGGGGCTCTGGAACGATATTCTTTGCTCACTGTAATCTAGGATGCGTCTACTGTCAGAATTATACTATCAGCATTCATGGCAGAGGAACCTCCATCTCCAATGAAGAGCTGGCCAGTATCATGTTGCTTCTACAGGATCATTATCGATGCCACAACATAAATCTGGTTACACCCACCCATTTTGTACCGAACATCCTGGAGGCTGTTTATCTGGCTGCCCAAAAGGGCTTAAGACTACCGATCGTGTACAACTGCTCTGGATATGAAAACGTTGAGACTCTGAAAATCCTAGATGGAGTCATCGATATCTATATGCCAGACTTTAAGTACAACTCACCGGAACTGGCCGGAAGGTACTCCCGGACAAGAGACTATCCGGAAAAAGCCAAGCTAGCTCTGAAGGAGATGAACCGCCAGGTCGGCGACTTAAGAGTCGATGAGAAAGGGATTGCCTACCGAGGTTTATTGATCAGGCACCTGGTCCTACCAGGAGGAATGGAGGACACAAAGGAAATCCTGGGATTTATAGGCGAGGAACTATCTCCCGATTGTCTGGTTAATGTAATGGGGCAGTACTACCCTGCCCATAGAGCCTCTGAGTATCAGGAGATTGCAAGGCGACTAACCCCTAAAGAATTCCGGGAAGCCGTAGATTATGCACGAGAACTAGGCTTAAGGTTAGCTTGA